One window from the genome of Malus domestica chromosome 01, GDT2T_hap1 encodes:
- the LOC103433494 gene encoding beta-hexosaminidase 1-like, which yields MSSLFLILFLLSHSLCVFVTSAGKVDDSRTLLWPLPAKFTFGNKTLSVDPALSLVVGGSGGGSGILKLGFDRYREIIFENSHEVLALNTLRGKRQSFDINKLRIVVQSSNEDLQLGVDESYTLFVAKKDGTSVVGEATIEANTVYGALRALETFSQLCTFDYGSKSVQVYKAPWYIKDSPRFQYRGLLIDTSRHYLPIEVIKQIIQSMSYAKLNVLHWHVIDREAFPLEVPSYPKLWNGAYTKWERYTVEDAIEIVNFAKTRGVNVMAEVDVPGHAASWGTGYPDLWPSPSCKEPLDVSKELSLDVISGILTDMRKIFPFELFHLGGDEVDTTCWSTTRHVKQWLKERNMTTKDAYQYFVVKAQEVAVSKNWSPVNWEETFDTFPTKLNPKTVVHNWLGSGVCPKAVAKGFRCIFSNQGVWYLDHLDVPWNVTYNAEPLEGITDISQQKLVIGGEVCMWGEKADTSDVQQTIWPRAAAAAERLWSRREATSGGKNIATALPRLQYFRCLLNRRGVQAAPVTNFYARSPPTWSGSCYDQ from the exons ATGTCCTCCTTGTTCCTTATCCTGTTCTTACTCTCCCACTCCCTCTGTGTTTTTGTTACTTCAGCCGGCAAAGTTGACGACTCTCGGACGTTATTATGGCCGCTGCCGGCCAAGTTCACCTTCGGGAACAAGACCCTATCCGTCGACCCGGCGCTGTCGCTGGTTGTTGGCGGGAGTGGCGGCGGCTCCGGCATTCTGAAGCTGGGTTTTGATCGGTACAGAGAGATTATATTCGAGAACAGTCATGAGGTTTTAGCTTTGAATACACTGAGGGGAAAGAGACAGAGTTTTGATATTAATAAGCTGAGAATTGTGGTTCAATCGAGCAACGAAGAT CTGCAACTTGGTGTGGATGAGAGCTATACTTTGTTTGTGGCGAAGAAAGATGGGACATCGGTTGTTGGGGAGGCGACGATCGAG GCGAACACTGTGTATGGAGCTCTGCGGGCTTTGGAG ACATTCAGCCAGTTGTGTACTTTTGATTACGGGAGTAAATCTGTACAAGTATATAAGGCACCCTGGTACATAAAGGACAGTCCAAGGTTTCAATACCGAGGGCTTTTGATTG ATACATCAAGGCACTATTTACCAATTGAAGTGATTAAGCAAATAATTCAGTCGATGTCGTATGCTAAACTT AATGTTCTTCATTGGCACGTCATAGATAGAGAGGCTTTTCCTCTAGAAGTACCTTCATATCCAAAGTTGTGGAACGGAGCATACACAAAATGGGAGCGCTACACGGTTGAGGATGCAATTGAAATCGTCAA CTTTGCCAAAACAAGAG GCGTCAATGTTATGGCAGAAGTAGATGTCCCTGGTCATGCAGCGTCTTG GGGCACCGGGTATCCTGATCTTTGGCCTTCCCCTTCCTGCAAAGAGCCACTTGATGTTTCGAAGGAATTAAGTTTAGATGTGATTTCTGGAATTCTGACAG ATATGAGAAAGATTTTTCCCTTCGAGCTGTTCCACTTGGGCGGTGATGAAGTTGATACAA CTTGTTGGAGCACCACTCGACATGTGAAGCAATG GCTTAAAGAGCGGAACATGACTACTAAAGATGCATATCAGTATTTCGTTGTCAAGGCCCAAGAAGTAGCAGTTTCAAAAAATTGGTCCCCAGTAAACTG GGAAGAAACCTTCGATACCTTCCCAACGAAGCTCAATCCCAAGACCGTAGTGCATAACTG GTTGGGCTCAGGAGTTTGTCCGAAGGCTGTTGCCAAAGGTTTCAGATGTATTTTTAGCAATCAGGGTGTTTGGTATCTTGACCATCTAGATGTCCCTTGGAATGTTACTTACAATGCTgaaccacttgaaggaattacgGATATTTCTCAGCAGAAGCTTGTCATTGGAGGAGAAGTATGCATGTGGGGTGAGAAAGCCGATACATCAGATGTTCAGCAAACAATTTGGCCTCGAGCAGCAGCTGCTGCAG AACGCTTGTGGAGCAGGAGGGAGGCAACATCTGGTGGAAAGAATATCGCAACAGCACTGCCTCGGCTacaatactttagatgtctctTAAATAGACGTGGAGTTCAAGCCGCTCCGGTGACGAACTTCTATGCTCGAAGTCCTCCAACTTGGTCTGGATCATGCTACGATCAATAA
- the LOC103417860 gene encoding uncharacterized protein — translation MTNLAKLEYAALDITGKNYLTWVLDTKIHLEARNLGDAIREESSSSSQNRAKAMIFIRRHLDEALKSEYLTVEDPLALWEALRSRYNHQTTMILPKARYEWSHLRIQDFKSVAEYNSALFRITSQMKLYGDTITDEILLEKTYNTFHANNVLLQQQYRARGYTEYNQLISVLLVAEQNNELLMKNHNSRPTGSAPFPEVNATSLEVNATSSGGNYHKQGRGHKRSRWNRKGKNHGGQFHNQVQRHNSGPSFKNVNRHKGKANMTNALRNSEGVCHRCGGNGHWVRTCRTPKHLVELYQASLNKKGVETNFLDQAKPMDIPDPVFDLSGQFDATHLDVSDFIMERGNEVYRSD, via the coding sequence atgacgaACTTGGCTAAGCTTGAATatgctgccctggacattaccgggaagaattaccttacttGGGTACttgataccaagatccatctggaagcaaGGAATCTTGGAGATGCCATCAGGGAAGAAAGCAGCTCATCTTCTCAAAATCGGGCGAAGGCTATGATCTTTATTCGCcgccatcttgatgaggcactaaagagTGAGTAtttaacggttgaagatccgttagctCTCTGGGAGGCCTTGCGaagcagatacaatcaccagacaacgaTGATTCTTCCAAAAGCTCGCTATGAGTGGTCTCACCTGAGAATTCAGGATTTCAAATCAGTAGCGGAGTACAATTCTGCGTTGTTCAGgattacctctcagatgaagctcTATGGGGATACCATTACTGATGAAATATTGCTGGAAAAGACTTACAACACATTTCATGCCAATAATGTGCTCCTGCAGCAGCAGTATAGAGCGCGAGGCTacactgaatacaaccagctgatatctgtgctcctggtagctgaacagaacaatgagctcctgatgaaaaaccataattcccgacctactggatctGCACCATTCCCAGAAGTAAATGCTACTTCCCTCGAAGTGAACGCCACATCCTCTGGTGGTAATTATCATAAACAAGGACGTGGCCACAAACGAAGTCGATGGAATAGGAAAGGCAAAAACCATGGTGgtcagtttcacaaccaggttcaGAGGCATAATTCTGGCCCGAGCTTCAAAAATGTGAATCGTCACAAAGGCAAAGCTAACATGACCAATGCTCTCAGGAACTCTGAAGGAGtctgccataggtgtggtggcaatgggcatTGGGTGCGAACTtgtcgtaccccaaaacatctggtggagttgtatcaagcctccctcaataagaagggtgtcgagaccaattttctcgaccaggctaaaccaatggatatacctgatccagTGTTTGATTTATCAGGGCAATTTGATGCAACTCACCTAGATGTTTCAGACTTCATTATGGAAAGGGGGAATGAAGTATATCGGTCCGACTAA
- the LOC103433485 gene encoding protein-tyrosine-phosphatase MKP1-like, with protein MVSKEDASATSRPPAQLSSSRKMFWRSASWSASRTNPETEERDLADPNAIVGNSVPNHRRFPVPLTPRSQQNSKARSGLPPLQLPIARRSLDEWPKAGSDDIGEWSQPPTPSGRSGGERLKLDLSAIQRNPEKNGGLVRRDKIAFFDKECSKVAEHIYLGGDAVARDRDILKQSGITHVLNCVGFVCPEYFKADFVYRTLWLQDSPTEDITSILYDVFDYFEDVREQRGRVLVHCCQGVSRSTSLVIAYLMWREGQSFDDAFQYVKAARGIADPNMGFACQLLQCQKRVHAFPLSPSSLLRMYRIAPHSPYDPLHLVPKMLNDPSQSALDSRGAFIVHIPSAIYVWIGKNCEAIMERDARGAVCQIVRYERVQGPITIIKEGEEPAYFWDAFSNILPLMDRSGNEGDVGESVVKIRPGERKTDMYNIDYEIFQKAISGGFVPPIASSENEHETHLPARESSWSALRRKFASENMKDFMSAPRISLSRVYSDSMMLVHSAKNSSSPVSAPSSSSSASSSSPSYLSPDSISSESSTNSKYFSESSTDSPSAASCSLPVSSTSSDDSDVSLLSAKSTHQPMSNTLENAVSSCSSQPYSQSISLPSKRISSSLAKRRGNLSLKLPVMSDEMRLMSPSSKFLPSKEDGVRINDSTCSIGYVDNIDNALESKDDVQNGGGDSTHQCNKSPCREDSIDSCQKETSFIKHSTEAWNPLKEGTESSASKEIVESCPAQCNFIQPFVCRWPSLEKIATFGVRELDSKAAYTIFSPNTDFGKSKDRVLYLWVGRFFNSDKFSIQLDSGRERTDVEESDWDQVGFHVLVQMGLPKDTIIKIVKENEEPVEFLELLSRL; from the exons ATGGTGAGTAAGGAGGATGCCTCCGCTACTTCACGGCCTCCGGCCCAGCTTTCGAGCTCTCGGAAGATGTTCTGGCGCTCAGCGTCGTGGTCTGCTTCCCGGACCAACCCTGAGACTGAGGAAAGAGACCTAGCAGATCCAAATGCCATTGTAGGAAACAGTGTCCCAAACCATCGTAGGTTTCCTGTACCCTTAACCCCTCGGTCCCAGCAGAATAGCAAGGCTAGATCTGGTTTGCCCCCCTTGCAGTTGCCCATTGCTCGGCGTAGCTTAGATGAGTGGCCCAAGGCAGGTTCAGATGATATTGGTGAGTGGTCACAACCTCCTACCCCGAGTGGAAGAAGTGGTGGGGAGAGGTTGAAGCTTGATTTGTCAGCGATTCAGCGAAATCCTGAAAAGAATGGCGGGCTTGTGAGGAGGGATAAGATTGCTTTCTTTGATAAAGAGTGTTCCAAAGTGGCTGAACACATTTATCTTGGCGGAGATGCTGTTGCAAGGGATAGGGACATACTTAAGCAGAGCGGGATCACCCATGTTCTGAATTGTGTGGGTTTTGTTTGTCCCGAGTATTTCAAGGCGGATTTTGTGTACAGAACTCTGTGGTTGCAGGATAGTCCGACTGAGGATATTACAAGTATTTTATATGATGTTTTTGATTACTTTGAAGACGTTAGGGAACAACGTGGAAGAGTTTTGGTTCATTGTTGTCAAGGTGTGTCTCGGTCCACATCGTTGGTGATTGCGTATCTTATGTggagagaaggacagagtttcGATGATGCGTTTCAGTATGTGAAAGCAGCAAGAGGTATTGCTGATCCAAATATGGGTTTTGCTTGTCAGTTGTTACAGTGCCAAAAGAGGGTCCATGCTTTCCCTCTTAGCCCGAGTTCACTATTGAGGATGTACAGAATTGCCCCACATTCACCATATGATCCTTTGCATCTTGTTCCAAAAATGTTGAATGATCCTTCGCAGTCTGCGTTGGATTCTAGAGGTGCATTTATTGTTCATATACCTTCTGCCATATATGTTTGGATTGGTAAGAATTGTGAGGCCATCATGGAAAGGGATGCAAGAGGGGCTGTTTGTCAGATTGTTCGGTATGAGAGAGTGCAAGGTCCAATAACAATAATCAAGGAAGGGGAAGAACCAGCGTACTTTTGGGATGCTTTCTCAAACATTTTACCTTTGATGGATAGGTCTGGCAATGAAGGGGACGTTGGGGAGTCAGTAGTTAAGATTCGCCCAGGTGAAAGAAAAACAGACATGTATAATATTGATTATGAAATTTTCCAGAAAGCTATTAGTGGTGGTTTTGTACCTCCAATTGCATCCTCAGAGAACGAACACGAAACCCATCTTCCTGCTAGAGAGAGCAGCTGGAGTGCTCTCAGGCGTAAGTTTGCCTCTGAAAATATGAAGGACTTTATGTCAGCACCCAGGATATCCCTCTCCAGGGTCTATTCAGATTCTATGATGTTAGTTCATTCAGCTAAAAATTCGTCATCACCTGTATCAGCGCCGTCTTCATCTTCATCAGCTTCTTCTTCGTCACCTTCATATCTATCACCAGATTCCATTTCTTCTGAATCAAGCACTAATTCAAAGTACTTTTCAGAATCCTCTACGGATTCGCCATCTGCAGCTTCATGCTCTCTTCCGGTATCTTCAACATCGTCAGATGATTCTGATGTGTCACTCCTCTCAGCTAAATCAACTCATCAACCCATGTCTAACACACTAGAAAATGCTGTTTCCAGTTGTAGTTCACAGCCTTATTCACAATCAATCTCATTACCATCTAAAAGAATTTCATCTTCGCTTGCAAAGCGCAGAGGTAATTTATCTCTTAAATTACCTGTAATGAGTGATGAGATGAGGCTGATGAGTCCTTCGTCAAAATTTCTTCCCAGTAAAGAAGATGGTGTTCGGATAAATGACAGTACTTGTTCTATAGGTTACGTAGATAATATTGACAATGCCTTAGAGTCGAAGGATGATGTTCAAAATGGAGGGGGAGATTCAACACATCAATGCAACAAATCCCCGTGTAGGGAAGATAGTATAGACTCATGCCAGAAGGAAACTTCTTTTATCAAACATTCCACTGAGGCTTGGAACCCTTTGAAGGAAGGTACAGAATCTTCTGCCTCAAAGGAGATTGTGGAAAGTTGTCCAGCGCAATGCAATTTTATCCAACCTTTTGTGTGCCGTTGGCCCAGTTTAGAGAAGATTGCGACATTTGGTGTGAGGGAACTAGATTCTAAAGCTGCTTACACTATTTTCTCACCAAATACAGATTTTGGAAAAAGTAAAGACCGGGTTTTGTACCTCTGGGTGGGGAGATTTTTCAACAGTGATAAGTTTTCCATTCAACTAGATAGTGGAAGAGAGAGAACTGATGTAGAAGAGAGTGACTGGGATCAAGTTGGTTTTCATGTTCTTGTTCAAATGGGTCTGCCAAAGGACACAATCATTAAG ATTgttaaagaaaatgaagaacCAGTGGAGTTTCTTGAATTATTGAGTCGGTTGTAG
- the LOC103433555 gene encoding beta-glucosidase 24-like produces the protein MASSPPFLRFLKWMCIIGLFARLSQVHVVAFNPKELQVKRADFPRDFVFGVSTAAAQMEGSAQSAGKGPSVWDTFVKQFPERIVDRSNLSTALDSYKRYKDDVKLLKDTGVDHYRFSIAWTRILPKGTLSGGINQEGIDHYNSLIDELIKNGITPYVTILHFDWPQALEDKYGGPLNRSFVNDLKDYSEICFKTFGDRVKNWITINEPYVVAFMGYDVGISAPGRCSVDSFFKCTAGNSATEPYIVTHNLLLAHATVVKLYRKKFQEKQGGQIGISLVGVYVEPFSDSVDDRAAAKRGLDFNLGWFMEPLVYGNYPKSMRDLVKERLPKFRQKEKILLKGSFDFIGINYYTSRYGKNDPASPKKPTCYHNDALASLTEQRNGVLIGPPANGSTFIYIYPQGLEKLLEFMKEHYQSPKMYITENGITEPKDDKRGLGEALKDQHRIENTLRHLYWINKARKNGVNLKGYFYWSLFDDFEWGDGYTSRFGLYYIDYKDNLKRIPKDSAKWFPKFLKGEA, from the coding sequence ATGGCGTCCTCGCCACCTTTCTTAAGGTTTTTAAAGTGGATGTGTATCATCGGTTTGTTTGCCCGTTTGTCACAAGTTCACGTCGTTGCATTTAACCCGAAAGAACTCCAAGTTAAGAGGGCCGACTTCCCACGCGATTTTGTGTTTGGAGTGTCCACTGCTGCAGCACAAATGGAAGGATCAGCACAATCAGCAGGAAAAGGACCAAGTGTTTGGGACACGTTTGTAAAGCAATTCCCAGAAAGAATCGTGGACCGGTCGAACTTGTCTACTGCCCTGGATTCATACAAGCGATACAAGGATGACGTGAAGCTTCTCAAGGACACTGGAGTTGACCACTACAGATTTTCGATCGCCTGGACAAGGATTCTGCCCAAGGGAACCTTAAGTGGCGGAATAAACCAAGAGGGTATCGATCACTATAACAGCCTCATCGATGAATTAATCAAGAACGGCATTACACCCTATGTGACCATATTGCACTTTGACTGGCCACAAGCGTTGGAAGACAAGTACGGAGGCCCTTTGAACCGTTCGTTTGTGAATGATTTGAAGGATTACAgtgaaatttgttttaaaacatTTGGAGACAGGGTTAAAAATTGGATCACGATCAACGAACCATATGTTGTTGCCTTCATGGGGTATGATGTTGGAATTTCTGCACCAGGCAGGTGTTCTGTAGACTCATTTTTTAAATGTACGGCTGGTAATTCAGCCACTGAACCTTACATTGTGACCCATAACCTTCTCCTCGCGCATGCCACCGTTGTTAAGCTATACCGAAAGAAGTTCCAAGAAAAACAAGGCGGACAAATTGGAATAAGTCTTGTAGGAGTGTATGTCGAGCCTTTTTCAGACTCGGTGGACGATAGAGCTGCAGCAAAACGAGGTTTGGACTTCAACCTCGGGTGGTTCATGGAACCATTAGTATACGGAAACTATCCGAAGAGTATGAGAGATTTGGTCAAGGAAAGGCTACCCAAGTTCAGACAGAAGGAAAAGATATTGTTAAAGGGGTCTTTTGATTTTATTGGCATCAACTATTATACATCAAGATATGGTAAAAACGATCCAGCAAGTCCAAAGAAACCAACATGCTACCACAACGATGCTTTAGCTTCACTGACAGAACAAAGAAATGGAGTCCTAATCGGACCTCCGGCTAATGGGAGTACTTTCATCTACATTTATCCGCAAGGTCTGGAGAAATTGTTGGAGTTCATGAAGGAACACTATCAAAGTCCGAAGATGTACATTACAGAAAATGGAATTACCGAGCCAAAGGATGATAAACGCGGACTTGGTGAAGCGCTCAAGGATCAACATAGAATCGAAAATACTCTTCGGCATTTGTACTGGATCAATAAGGCAAGAAAGAATGGTGTGAATTTGAAAGGATATTTCTACTGGAGTTTGTTTGATGACTTTGAATGGGGTGATGGTTATACCTCAAGATTCGGGCTTTACTACATCGATTACAAAGACAATCTTAAGCGCATTCCTAAAGACTCCGCTAAGTGGTTCCCTAAATTCTTGAAGGGTGAAGCGTAA